GTCACGCTTGGAGAGCATGGATCATACTTTGTCAAAGCCGATGAAGCCCTGCATATCCCCATTCATAAGGTCAATGCCGTTGATACCACGTGCGCGGGCGATAGCTATATTGGCGCATTTGCCTATATGCTGGCAAAAGGCGCTCCAACCCGTGAGGCGTTACAGTTTGCCGCGAAAGTCAGCGCTCTTGTAGTAACGAAAAAAGGCGCGCAATCATCGGTGCCCGCTCTATCGGAAGTGGAAGCATATTTTGGCGAAACCGCGTAACAGGTGTACTCATTAACCAGATAAAAATACAATCAATAAGTCAAAAATCCCTCATGAGACTTCCTCTGAGGGATTTTTTATACCGTTAAAAAAGCGAAAGTTGCAACTCGCTTGACAGCCCCTCTTTAGCCTGTTCCGCTAAAAACTCTGGCTTTTTAAGCGCGACCGAAAGCCGTTTTTGAATGGCACTAAACCGCTGCGCCCGTTGCATTAATGAAGCGCGAATTGCCCCTTCGGAGCTAAAGATAATCGCCTCTTTTTTCGCCCGGGTAAGCCCTGTATAGAAAAGCTCGGTACTTAAAAAGGCCGACTCATATTCGGCTAAAAAGAGTATCACCCGCTCAAATTCACTTCCCTGCGATTTATGCACCGTCATCGCAAAAGCGTGATTAAACTGCGGTAAGGAATGGATCGAAAAGGCGCGAAGTTCGTTATCAATTTCAAAAAATGCCCGTAGTCGCCCTTCCTCTTCTAAAATCAGCCCAATATCCCCATTAAAAAGTCCATATTCATAATCGTTTTCTTCAATCATAATGGCGAGCCCATGATAAAACGCCATATTGTAGGTGGTCGGAAAGAGCGTTTTAGCAATAAGGTGATTAAGGCGCTCGATTCCATAATCCCCGCGCCGCTGAATCGCTAATACGCGTGCGCTGTTAAACGCTGAAAAGATCGCTTGTTTCGTACTATTTGGGGCGAGAATGGCATCAAGATAGGGCTGATAAAAAGCGCGTAATTCCGTAGATAAGACGCTCTCTTCAATCGGGAGCGTGTGGTACCCAATCAGCGGATCATGGCTCGTTAAAATCCCCATCACATCACGAATTTTCTGCTGAGTATCAAAATAATTATGGGTATAAGTATTGATCCGTTTGGCCAATCGCCCCAGCGTCGAGGCATCATCAAACCGGTAACTTTTCTTTAACAAAGAGAAATAATTCGCCGGATAAATCTCCGAATTGACCGGAAGCGATACGCCCGTAAGCACCTCAATCGTTTGACTATGACGACTAGTATAATTTTCCGTAAAGGCAAGTTCACTCATAATCGAGCCTGCTTCAACCGAGGCAAGCTGATCTTTATCACCCAGGAAAATAATGCGCGCATGAGCGGGTAACGCCTCAATCAGATCCACAAAAAGCTGGAGATCGATCATCGACGCCTCATCGACAACAAGGAGATCAAGCGTCAACGGATTTTGCGCATGATAGCGTGTTTTTTTACTAATGGGATGAATCCCAAGCAGGCGGTGAATCGTATAACTTTCGCTCGGAATCTGCTTTAAGATATCGTTCTCAATCTCCGTTAATGCCTGCGCTTTTTGCTCATTAATCGATTCTGTTAATCGCGCTGCGGCCTTCCCTGTAGGCGCGGCTAACACCATTTTAAGTGGCGCTTGCCCGCTCTCTTTCGCCGCTTCCTGTAAAATCGCTAAAATCTTAAATACGGTCGTCGTTTTTCCGGTTCCAGGCCCACCAGAAATAACCGATAAATATTGAATCAAGCTATTAGCCGCCGCCACCTTTTGCCAATCGATCTCAGATTGTGCATCACTTGTGCTAAAATAACGGTCTAAAAGCCCTTGAAAACGTACTAAACGCTCCTCTGAAAATTGAGTATCCACCTGATGCTTTAGCACAAACTCAACGAGTTTCCCCTCTTGCTGATAATTTTTAGCAAGGTAAATACCCCACTCACTTTTTATCAATGCAGGACTCTCAAGCGCGATATCACGCCAATCGGTTTCTAGGGAGAGATTAGCCTCTTTTAACAGCTCAAATCCTAAGTTTCGCACCGTTTCATCAGGCTCTTCACTGAACCATTTTGCTGGTGCATTAAGATAATCAAACGTCGCGAGCGTATGCCCAAATCGATAGGCGCGACTGACCAATAGAGCAAGAAGCTGTAACTCTTTATTTTGCTCTCCAATCAGTTTTGCAAAATAATAATCGAGCTCAGAAAATACGCCGGCCTCCAAACCATAATTAACGGCAAATTGATTGGTTAGCATCGGTATTCTCCTTTTCAATATAGTGTTGTAATGCGTCTGTTAGCTCGCTTAAAAGCGCAACGGAATCGTGATCAACCGGAAGTAGTGCTACTTTTTTTGCCGCCCAACTTGATTTTACGCCCACCGCACTTGAATAAAAAACTTCCCCATTATCAAACCTATTTTTATGGATAAATCGATGCCCGCCACAACTCTCTTTCGTCAGCCCAATCACCGGAATTTTGCGCAATAGATAATCATAAAGATAGAGCCCAACGCCATATTGCCCCGAACGCGAGCGCTCATAAACACAATTATTAATTAAAATCACATCTATCTTAATCGACTTTGGAATCTGCTTTAAAATCGCAATTTTAACCGGCACTTCGCGCACAAATGAGCGCTGATCGCTCTGATCCTGTTGGCTAAATGTTGCGTAATAATACTCGCCACCGGATGGATTTTCCCAATCAGTGAAGAGTGTCCCGACTGCATAGGATCTATTTTGAAAATGCGCGGTAACCATAGCAAGAATTGTCTCTTTCATCATAATCAATCCTTACTTCGCATCAAAATAATCCATGATCTTTTCGATCACAGACCACGCCGGTTTATGATGATAAATACCATCGCCGCTCGCATCACCTCGCATTCCGCGCAAAAAGAGATAATAGATGCCACCAAAATCGGTTTCATAATTAAACTCAGGATGTTTAAGGCGCAAAAACTTCACCAGCGCCACGGTATAGAGCAGATATTGCCAATCATAATAGGCCTCATCCATCGCCGTTTGCATCGATTCTTGCTGATAATCCTCGCAAGATTCCCCTAAAAAGTTACTCTTATAGTCACAGATATAATATTTTCCTTGCCAGATAAAAGTAAGGTCAATAAACCCTTTTAGCATCCCCGTGAGCGCTTTAAATGTGAGCTTTGCCGGGCGTGTCCGCGTACGATTTTCCATCAAAAATTGATTGATCGGCTCTGGAGTAATATCGCGGCGAATGGGGAATAAAAATTCAAGCTCATTGGTGTGCTGATCGTTTGATAAAATCGTACCCAGCGTCATCATTTCATCGTCTTGATTTAATGGCGTTTGCAAGATTCCGACAAACCAATCTTTAAGATCAAGCGTTGCGCAATCGAGCTCATCGGCAAGAGATAGATAGAGCGGTGAGCGCTTAATCGCCTCGCTTAAAATCGCTTCATCACCGAGCTCAAGCGGTGAATAATTCTCTAAAAGATCGTGTAAGAATGTTCCGGCAACCGCCCCTTTCGGGAAATGAAGTTGCGCCTTTGGGAGCGGCGTTTGAATTTCGGTTTGATCGGGATTTTTCTCCTCCTGAATCGGCATCTCATCAAAACGTTCGTCCTGGAAATGGGTCACTTCCGCTTTATACGAAAGATGCGAAAAACTCGTAAAGCGCCAAATATTAGGAATATAGCGATTCATGCGGGCAGCGCTTAACTCAGGTTCTGCCGTTTTTTCTTCAAATACTCGATCTAAAATATGCTCAGGCACCTCAGTAATATCAATAATACCCGGCTTGATGAGCGTTTCAGGAAGCGTTGCATTTACCTCCGTTAACCCCAAAATTGAGCCGATCGCACTTTGATGCGTCACACTTGAACGCCGGGACATGAGATGGCTCGCAAAACCCACGCGACAATGGAATTTACTACGAGTCATCGCCACATATAAAAGGCGCACCGCTTCCGCAAATTCCTCATCTAAAATCTGCTCTTTAATCGTTTCCGATGGGGTAAAACTGTAGCGAATCCGCTCTTTTTCCTTATCATAATAGGAGACCGGATCGCGATAACTCACGGGGCTCACCGCAAATGGTAGATAAACAATGGGAAATTCAAGCCCTTTAGATTTATGATAGGTAAGAATTTTGATCGCCTCAAAATCACTCTCAAGCCGCTGGTGATAGACCTCTTCCGTCTCTCCGCGCTCGCGCTCCTCTTTAAACCACGCGAGTAACAACTCATCGGTTGCCATTTTTTGCGCTTGGAGCAATTCTGCAAGGTGGAAAAGATCGGTAATTAGGCGCTCACCATCGGGCAATACCCGCAAGCGCGCGAGTCGATCGCCCCGCATCATAAAATGACGTACCATTCCAAGTACACCAATTCGATCCCATAATTCTTTAAGCTCATGACGCTCTTCAAGCATCGCTTCATAACGCTCGGGATCGCTCATCACCTCAAAATACTCATCAAGCGACAATCCATACAAAAGTGAAGCAAAACTGCGCTTTGTTAAAGAAAAATCACGAAAATAGAGCAGACTTTCTAAGAAAAGCGCAAGCTCATCGGCCATTTCCGAATGAAATACATTGCTTCGATCCGAGAGATAGACCGCATTTAAATTTCGCTTAAAAAGCGCCTCTTTTAACACCCGAGCTTCATGAACACTGCGAACTAAAAAGGTAATATCTGCCGGAATAATTTTGCGTCGAGCCCCATTAGTTTCAATCTCACCATGATAGAGAAGCTCCACCACATCATCGGCAAAAAAGTTGGCATAAAACTCGGTATATTCCTCACGATTTACCTCTGCCGATAGATTAAAAAAGCGCATCCCCACCTCTTCATCTCCCTTTAAATAGAGATGTTCGGCTAGCGCTTTCTCAGGATACTTAACGGGATAAAAGGGAATGTTTTCCTCTAAAAAGGGATTGACTGATCCTTTAAAAAAGTGGTTCACACCCTCAATCATCTTCGAGGAGGAACGATAGTTAGTATCGAGTGTATAGTGAAGATCGACACCTTTTTTAGCACTGAGATAGGCATAAATATCAGCGCCACGGAATTTATAGATCGATTGTTTCGGGTCCCCGATCATGATAAAGGGGATCTGGTTCGCCTCACCAAATAGAGTCTGGAAAATTGAGAGCTGATAATAGTCCGTATCTTGAAACTCATCGATCATCACCGCTTGATATTGTTCGCGCACATGGGCTAAAAGCCGCTCTGGACGTTTTGCGAGCACGCCATCGAGTTTAATTAAAATATCATCAAAGTTGAGCTCGCCCGCATCATGTTTAAGCACCTCAAATTCATTATAAACCCGATACGCCGCATAGAGTTTAAGCCGTTTTTCGAGATTAAAGGCATGGGCAAACGCTAAAAACTGATCAACTAAATTAAAAAGCGGATGCTCAGGAGGCGTGCCCCCTGTTTTCGTCTTCTCATACAATGCCTCTTGAGAAAAACGCGATAGTTCATCTGGATAATTAAACCCTGCTTCATTACAGAAATCGGAGACTTTATTAGCCCAATTAGGCAGGTTTTTTGCGGAATAGCTGCGCTTATCAATGCCCGAGGATTGAATAATCGCAACGGCCTCTGCCCCAAAGGTTTTCCAACTCTCTTTAAGCGTCGCCATCTTCGTTTGATATTCGTGAAGACCGGCATCAAGCGCCTCAAACGAGGTGATTAAATTGGGCTCATCTTCAAACAACTTTGGATTTTGAATATAAGGGCGCACCGTTCCTAAGAGCGATTTACTCTTTGCAAAAGGGAGCGCATCCATTCGATTCGCAACGGGCTCGCCAAAATAATCAAGAACACATGCCACAAGTTCAGGATTAAACCGATAAAAATCTTTACGCCATACAATGCGGCAACTCTCTTCAAGCAGGTCATTGAGCTCGCTATTTAGCTCAAATTCAAACTCAAGTCCTGTCGCTAAGGCACTTTGACTTAAAATTCGCTGACAAAATCCATGAATTGTGAAAATTGCCGCCTGATCAATCGTACGCTCAGCTTCAATTAAACGAAGAATCGCTTCTCTTCGGGCCGCTTCATCAAAAAGAAAAGGCTCAAGCAGTGTAACGAGCGTCTCATCAAAGGCCTCAACTTCTTGCGAGATTAAACACTCTTTACTCTCAACAATACGCTTAAAAATTCGCTCTTTTAATTCAGCCGTAGCGGCATTCGTGAAGGTAACAATCAGTAGCTCTTCAAGCTTTAATGGACGCTCTTTTTCGGTCAGCCCAAGTAAAAATCGAAGCACAAGTGAGGTGATCGTATAGGTTTTTCCTGTCCCTGCCGACGCCTCAATCAATATATTGCCCTCAAGCGATGCCTCGAGTGCATTTAAAATAATGGGTTGCTGTTTCATAGAACGATTATACAAGATAACTTTGTGAGATGTGAGGATTAGCCTATTTTACAAGAAAATAAAAAAGCCTCCAACGGTTGTTGCAGGCTCTCTAAATTAAGGATTAATCTCTATCCATTATTTATCCGTGCGATAAATCTTATCACCACTCATTTTCTGCCCCCAAGGTAAGTTGGAATTTTGCCAACCATTTTGCAAGCGAAATCCCTTCTGCTCACCCTCTTTAATCACATCCCCTTGGAAACCATTAATCACGTAGTGTGCATTGTTAAAGCCTGCTTCGCGAAGCACATCCGCACTTGGCTTACCGCGCTCACTTCCTGAACGGCACATCGTTACAACCATCGTATCTTTTGAAAGACCACGAGCGGTTAACGCCTCTTCAACTTGCTCTGCAAAATCGGTATTTTTATTGAGTTGAAACACGCCCTTTTCATCATTCCAACTGTTGCGATCAACCGTCATAAAGGGAATGTTTAGATCGACAACATCGGTGCTTCCAACGAACATGATTTCAACAGGATCACGGACATCAATGAATAAAACCGCCGTTTCATTTTTTGTCTTTAACTCAT
The window above is part of the Ignatzschineria sp. RMDPL8A genome. Proteins encoded here:
- the recD gene encoding exodeoxyribonuclease V subunit alpha, translating into MLTNQFAVNYGLEAGVFSELDYYFAKLIGEQNKELQLLALLVSRAYRFGHTLATFDYLNAPAKWFSEEPDETVRNLGFELLKEANLSLETDWRDIALESPALIKSEWGIYLAKNYQQEGKLVEFVLKHQVDTQFSEERLVRFQGLLDRYFSTSDAQSEIDWQKVAAANSLIQYLSVISGGPGTGKTTTVFKILAILQEAAKESGQAPLKMVLAAPTGKAAARLTESINEQKAQALTEIENDILKQIPSESYTIHRLLGIHPISKKTRYHAQNPLTLDLLVVDEASMIDLQLFVDLIEALPAHARIIFLGDKDQLASVEAGSIMSELAFTENYTSRHSQTIEVLTGVSLPVNSEIYPANYFSLLKKSYRFDDASTLGRLAKRINTYTHNYFDTQQKIRDVMGILTSHDPLIGYHTLPIEESVLSTELRAFYQPYLDAILAPNSTKQAIFSAFNSARVLAIQRRGDYGIERLNHLIAKTLFPTTYNMAFYHGLAIMIEENDYEYGLFNGDIGLILEEEGRLRAFFEIDNELRAFSIHSLPQFNHAFAMTVHKSQGSEFERVILFLAEYESAFLSTELFYTGLTRAKKEAIIFSSEGAIRASLMQRAQRFSAIQKRLSVALKKPEFLAEQAKEGLSSELQLSLF
- the recB gene encoding exodeoxyribonuclease V subunit beta — translated: MKQQPIILNALEASLEGNILIEASAGTGKTYTITSLVLRFLLGLTEKERPLKLEELLIVTFTNAATAELKERIFKRIVESKECLISQEVEAFDETLVTLLEPFLFDEAARREAILRLIEAERTIDQAAIFTIHGFCQRILSQSALATGLEFEFELNSELNDLLEESCRIVWRKDFYRFNPELVACVLDYFGEPVANRMDALPFAKSKSLLGTVRPYIQNPKLFEDEPNLITSFEALDAGLHEYQTKMATLKESWKTFGAEAVAIIQSSGIDKRSYSAKNLPNWANKVSDFCNEAGFNYPDELSRFSQEALYEKTKTGGTPPEHPLFNLVDQFLAFAHAFNLEKRLKLYAAYRVYNEFEVLKHDAGELNFDDILIKLDGVLAKRPERLLAHVREQYQAVMIDEFQDTDYYQLSIFQTLFGEANQIPFIMIGDPKQSIYKFRGADIYAYLSAKKGVDLHYTLDTNYRSSSKMIEGVNHFFKGSVNPFLEENIPFYPVKYPEKALAEHLYLKGDEEVGMRFFNLSAEVNREEYTEFYANFFADDVVELLYHGEIETNGARRKIIPADITFLVRSVHEARVLKEALFKRNLNAVYLSDRSNVFHSEMADELALFLESLLYFRDFSLTKRSFASLLYGLSLDEYFEVMSDPERYEAMLEERHELKELWDRIGVLGMVRHFMMRGDRLARLRVLPDGERLITDLFHLAELLQAQKMATDELLLAWFKEERERGETEEVYHQRLESDFEAIKILTYHKSKGLEFPIVYLPFAVSPVSYRDPVSYYDKEKERIRYSFTPSETIKEQILDEEFAEAVRLLYVAMTRSKFHCRVGFASHLMSRRSSVTHQSAIGSILGLTEVNATLPETLIKPGIIDITEVPEHILDRVFEEKTAEPELSAARMNRYIPNIWRFTSFSHLSYKAEVTHFQDERFDEMPIQEEKNPDQTEIQTPLPKAQLHFPKGAVAGTFLHDLLENYSPLELGDEAILSEAIKRSPLYLSLADELDCATLDLKDWFVGILQTPLNQDDEMMTLGTILSNDQHTNELEFLFPIRRDITPEPINQFLMENRTRTRPAKLTFKALTGMLKGFIDLTFIWQGKYYICDYKSNFLGESCEDYQQESMQTAMDEAYYDWQYLLYTVALVKFLRLKHPEFNYETDFGGIYYLFLRGMRGDASGDGIYHHKPAWSVIEKIMDYFDAK
- a CDS encoding rhodanese-like domain-containing protein, which gives rise to MKKLLMSSLLLVASWGFAADDIGMTAQEVYELKTKNETAVLFIDVRDPVEIMFVGSTDVVDLNIPFMTVDRNSWNDEKGVFQLNKNTDFAEQVEEALTARGLSKDTMVVTMCRSGSERGKPSADVLREAGFNNAHYVINGFQGDVIKEGEQKGFRLQNGWQNSNLPWGQKMSGDKIYRTDK